aaccctaaattttgctaCCAGGGACCGAATAATTGCAATTGAATTTGATGAAGTTGCTGTTGGCAATCTGGTTCTCTTTTTAGATAGCTTTTTTTGCTTGTATGTATGGGGACAAGTAAATTTCCTCGTGATTAAAACCTGTTTGAGCTTTCCACAGAATTGTATGTTTGAATCCTGCATTATATAACTATTTGTAACATGGACACTCCATTTTTTACATGGGTATTACTGAAATAGCCTtaatttttccatttttgttGTATATTGTATTAGTTATACGATATTCAAGCAGTTCCAAATTTCTTTTCTATTCATCTGGATTTTTTTATTTCTGTCTTATGCTCTCATCATACCAATATGTATTTTTCAATATCATCTTATAATTTTAACTAACAATTGAGTCTTCGTACTTTGTGGTTTAATAGGAAAACAGCAAGACGAAACATCCACAATTGCTTTATGAGGCAAAGCTATATAACATTCTTCAGGGAGGAAGTATGTATCATGTGACAGACTGACAGTAAaatacccacacacacacatatatatttattttcttttatctttattttttcattgtataggttctcattttcaattttcgcTTCAGGTGGTATTGCCAACATCAAATGGTGCGGAGTAGATGGGGAGGATAACATTCTTGTTCTTGACTTGCTAGGGCCAAGTCTTGAAGACCTGTTTGTCTATTGTGGAAGGAAATTTTCGTTGAAGACAGTCTTGTTGTTGGCTGATCAGATGGTAAACAGAATCTCTTTGCATTGGATTATCATGCTAATTCTGTTCTAGAGTTGATCAAATGCATCATCAGGGTTTTCTGGGTTTCCAAGCCATGATAATTTAGTTTGACATGCGAGGGACTGCATCTCAAATTGTTTCATGGACTTCTCTTTTGTTTAATGAGCTTTCATTTTTGTTGGTGGCACAAGGAGCACAAGTTCTGTTCTGCCCGATTGAGGGTTTTCTACTGTATAAATGGTTCACGGAAAGGCTTTTTGTTTGAGATGGGTTCACATTCATTATTAAATTTCTATATAATCAGCAATCTGTTGATGTTACCATTGGCCACCTCGTCTCAAACAAGAAGGTTGAATTGTATCATCTTCTTTTGATGTCCGCTAGTGACCAGTCACCCCTttgttctcttcttcttcttcatgaataTGCACATAATTGAAATCCAGTCAAATTACTTACAGTGAtggttgtcctttttttttttttaaaaataaaataaaattgtatttTGCAGATTACAAGGATAGAGTATGTTCACTCAAAAGGGTTCTTGCACAGGGACATCAAACCAGATAACTTCCTCATGGGTCTTGGCCGGAAAGCAAACCAGGTACTGATTATTATCAAGTCTTTGTGTGACCTATATAAATATTCTGCTTGTCTGCTGTCATTCTCTGACTTGTATCGAGTTGTCCAGGTCTACATCATTGATTTTGGACTTGCAAAAAGATATCGGGACTCTACAACCAACCGCCATATTCCTTACAGGCATGTTTGTTCCCTTCTCAATCTGAAGTATCTGTCCAGGATTATTATTAGAGGCCTGTGTCATGATTCTTTCTGCAGAAGTTCACATTTTATATACTTTTTGAACTATATTGAATACAGGGGTTTAAACATGTAGGATTCCTTTCTATTGGGaagaattattttgatttttaacCTGAGGAATGCAGTGTGGTGGTTGCCCCAATTCCTAGCGGGACCCACCATCCCTCATCCCGATGGGATGACTGGCCACACCTCCCCTCTCCTACCTATTACCTCCCTCATCtaccctctctatctctctaccACACATGAAGAGGAAGGgaaattcaaggtgggtcccccccccccccccttcttgcTGGGTTGAGGCCATTTTCTCTGGCAACCCATCCCTTTCGTTTGACAAGTGAAgttaatgcaggggcatactcggggtgggcgatccatgtgaggcggaacccatgtgatgtggggcccacgagggtggTTCGGCcgatgacctaacccatgggatgtgaggcctgggctatgagataaaagggattgattcgccatgctctatcagtttgagcttcaagagcaagtggttagttgtcctgcgtcaGAAGTGAAGAGGCTTCTCTCCAATTTGTGGTTGATTTCATGGGCCACCGTGTTTTGGCTCTCTGTTCAGTGCCTTTGCATAGTTGCGTTACTCAAACCTTAACCATACTCTTCATGAAGCGTACTCGAGCCCCTTTGTAGTTGCTTAGTTGGTGATCCAATGGACCTTGCCATGGGTAGACCAATATGAACAATCCCAGCTTGCTAATAGAGGGCTAAGAAAACAAATACAATAGTGGCCTATGCAGAAATTAAAAAATTCCAagagttggatggctaggatgttgCATGCTAGGAGATTTAGGCTGATGGTCCATCTTTGGTGGAGCCCATCAAACCAACATTCTGGTTCTGATGTGGAGCGGTAGCCTATTTTTTTAATGTGATAGGATTGCTGAAGGTGCTGTGCATATCATTGGGTGGCGATCATATGTTTCCTCTGTATGATTTGGATACTTCCGCATGTCATGATATTTGTTGCCATTGGGAAGGTGTATGGTGTATACGTGAGTATGTTTGGGCTTAGTAGAAAGGGTTTTGTTATTTGGTAAGAGTAATGGATATCACTGGTGGATTCCTGTTCACTGGGGTTGGCTTTTGAGTAATAGATTGGCAAAAATTTTGCGATTAGTTGCCTaccagacatcaaccttcctctttacTCTGGTGGACATGGATAACTGTAATTATTAAGTTTTCCAGCACTGTTTGGCAGTGGATTCCCAAAAGCGTGATTTGTTGGGGTAGCGATGTGGAAATCCTAGATTCATTAGACAATGGTCACGTTGTATCTTGAGCCACTATTGGTTAGGGGTTTTCTTTGCAATGTAAATAGCAAAATGCATTAATAAAGggaaaattgtttttttttttctcttttggttCCTGTGGATTCCTTGTATCTGAACAGGCCCTGTGGGACATGCTTATTTTACTGAGCAGTGAATATAAAATAGATCACTTAAATTGTCAACTTTATAGCACAGCAATGTCTAGCAAGCTTGCCAACCTTTATAAAAAGAGGTATTGCATGCAAGTAACTGTGGCTTTGAAACAAAGAGAGACGATCACGGATGCAAAATAATCAGCAGAATACACATCTTTTCGTTTAATGAAAATTTAATCTCTTTCGTTTCTTTCTTCTAGGTCATTTTAATATGTACAAAGATGTCTCTCATTCTTTGGAACTACCAAGTTTATCGAATTCCCAGGTTAAATGACTAATCAGTTGCTCGCTGCCTTTTTGTTTCCTCATTTAGGGAGAACAAAAATTTAACAGGCACTGCACGCTATGTAAGTTGCAACACTCATCTCGGCATTGGTAAGTAAAGAGGGATACATTGCCTTATTGTTTATGTAGAATTAAATATGGCTGTGTAACTTATTCTTGTCTTTTTCCTTCAGAACAAGGTAGACGGGATGACTTGGAATCTCTTGGATATGTTCTCTTGTATTTTCTAAGAGGGAGGTATGTGTTTTCTCTCTACTGCAagttttcataatattttatacgCTTAAGTAGTTTGTTCAATCTTCTTTTTGCATATATGCAATTTCTGTGTTTTCTAAGTGGTCAGGAGAAATCTGGTAAtatacctttttttaaaaaaagaagaaaatatactAATATGGACTTTTTACGATTGGATTGCTGCTGCTGAAGTTTTTGGTATACCTGTATTGTTGAGCATAAGAAGTAAAAGCTTGAATCTAATGGGCCTGTTTTAACTTTAATTGATAAAAAacatgagaaggaaaaaaaattagaatCTGTTTTTGTTTCTGCTTTGGTAAATTTCACTGCCTTTAAAAACAGTGAAAGAGTGTTCTGTTTCAGAATCTTGGGCATGTTCCGTAGTGTTAACTTCTACTTGTCTTATCTATTACTTCTATGGTAGATGCATTTACTTCTCTTTCTATATAACTGACCCAGGTATTCTTGTATGCAGCCTTCCATGGCAGGGTCTGAGAGCTGCCACAAAGAAGCAAAAATATGATAAGATATGTGAGAAGAAGTTGTCAACACCTATTGAAGTGTGTATCTGTGACAAATTAAGTTTTGACATTCTTCCTTTAGTCCTAAATTTATCTAAGTGGGCTGACTCATTAATGATGTGATCCTTCTTAAAGGTTTTGTGCAAGTCCCATCCTGTGGAGTTTGCATCATACTTCCATTACTGCCACTCGTTGACATTTGATCAAAGGCCTGATTATGGATTCTTGAAGCGCTTATTTCGTGACTTGTTCACTCAGGAAGGTATGGCTGAATAAAGTTATCTCAAGTCTTTATAAGTTTTTCTTTGGCTAGAAAGAAGCAGTCTTGTCAATGCAAATAGTCACTGTGTAGCAAGGTATTCAACACAGTTacgtaaaggccattacagctGTTATCGAAAAAATGGCCTGTATCAGGACCGATGCAGGTTTTATTTTATTCGAATTGGCCCGTATTGAAttccgttattgaataccttgctgtGTAGCATGACTGGACAAAGTCCCTATCCTTCCAGTATGTCTGTTGCCCCATCCATTTCTTTTGAATTGGCACTGGATTTTGGATGGGTTTCAATTTGTTAAGTGTTATTGGAATGACTAGTTAGTCATTTCTTTTTGTGCAGAAAGATTTTCTGTATAAGATGCTTCATGTTCTAGAAGATATGGACCAAAATAGGCTAAAACGATTGGGCATCTAGCCACTAAGCTAAAATCAATCGTTGGACAGTTACCAATCGATTGCCTCATATTAGCTGACTGATTGAATGTTTTTGAAATCCTGATTTCTTATGTGACAATTTTAGCAGTTGAAGGTCTCGTGCCCTGATTTTTCAGTATCAGATTTTCCTTCTTCTTGGATGGCCCTGAATTTGGTTTTGGTTCGACATGTTTACCCTTTTCCATGTTTCATTTTGCTGTATAGTGTatcatttagaaaaaaatgcTTTATATTTCTTGGGCACGTGAAAAGTTAAGCTGAACCTGAACATAGTTACTTTGTAACCTTCCCAACTGATCGATCAAACTTACTGGCCCGTTtaggatatttttctttcttAGTATTTTCCTCTTGAAATGTCAAATAGTTCTCATTAGATCAAATAGCCTGTTACCCTTGTAAGTAAAAGTGATTGTGAAGTGGGAATCATGTGACTGTGAGCTGGATTCCAggaatttttgttttttgttttgattGGCAGCTGGAGTCCAGGAATTTCATGGAGATGTTGATTCTACAGTTGCTAGTTTGATTAGTTTTCCTAGCATCCAGTTTTATCCCCTCAGTTATGGGTTGCATATCAATGGTCACATCTTAAAGGGAAAGTTGTTTAGCTCAGCTGAATATTTCATGCTCTGTGCTACATCTATTATTGCCTTATTGCCTGTCTGTTCTTAACATTTATTTCACTTTTTTCCCTTGATGGCAGGATATGAGTTGGATTATGTTTTTGATTGGACCATCTTAAAATATCAGCAAGCCCAAAGAGCAAAGCCTCAACCTCAACTTTCTGTTAGTATTTCACCTATAAGCAAGTCCTCTAAGAGTGTCTGTTCATGAAATTTGTTATAGGAAGTGTTCATGAAATTTCTTATAGGAAGTGTTCTACTTTTGCCCTTTCTTATTTTATTGTATTATTGACATTATtcttgtgtgtttttttttttttcctttttcctttttcttgggaCCTCTGGAACTTGCAAGCTTTTAACCACACGGGCAAATTCTGAATCTTTTCAATTTATTgcttgtttggtagatgcctaaaaatgagttcataccATTTTACTTAATCATAATGTATTAGAGATGCTTTTTCGGtaatcaagattatttttaatccttaacaaaaagaaaaattatcTCTAATATGTAACTCCACTCATGGTTCACTAGTAAACACTGAGTGTTTCCACtccgaggtcatgggttcgagaacccatgtgtgtgtgtgggggtgtaagTGAGTGTGTGTTCTCACCTTTTAAAAAAAGTGTAATTATGActataactaaaatgagatgatctcatttttaggcatctaacaaacccttaggggtcgtttggcaccatggatttgggggaatttcaaatcccctggttgtttggcagcataaagtaactgggggtttcaaatcctctcAAAGAAGGTGTTTGAAATTCatagtgagagcttggattacatctaaaatcctttcaagagttgcatgtgtaacatgtgtgtcaccatactattattctattgggcacatagcccactaatgatatccgattatcaattgcatcactataattactttaatatgatgatcaacaccgtccaaacattgtccatgtaaatcaatggttaaaaatcgttggttagtcctTGGACaagatcttgtgcttgtggcccatccgagacttggaatttcattattttcaggcaaagcatatattttagtgggcttattacaaccatcgtgtcaaacattacatacgtcactaattagagatattaaagttggtttagtaattaaattcaaacccctgtaaatataccatgcgtagctacttttggattaaagttgattcccaatccagggtgccaaacacaataggaggatttcaaatccagggggttccaaatccacgctcccaaataggcccttagtctTTTCTACAGCTATTCGTGTTGGAATTGGGATGAATCTTTCACTTTCCTGTATCCTAATTTGATGTGATATCTAAATTTGCAGCCAGCATCTGGAGGGATGAGCAGTCGTGCAATAGCAATTGATGTTGACAAGCATCAAGGTAGTATATAGTTGCATGCAAATTGTGCATTTAAGGACATTTTGAACATTTAATTTATTCTCGTAAATCAACGAGGTATCCTCATAGAATGACTAAAATCTAGGTTGACAATCTTTGGCGGACAAAGTATGGCTGTTATGCAACGGTAATGGTGGGAACTGTCATGTGTCATGGGCTGTATTGACCGTTACAGAAAAAATTGGCCCATAAAAGGGCTGATATAGggtttttaaaaagaaaagaaggggatGTTACAGCCCGCATTGTAACAGTAACGGCGATGGacgttacggccactgttacttTTATTGAATACCTTGTTGGCAGAAGCTTGTCTGGTCTGGTTCCTTATATTTTCTGTGAAAATTAAGGGaaggaaaaggggaaaaaaaaaaatgagcatGTAAGAACTGATTACGCAAGGCTTAGGTGCTGACCCCACAAAACTCTTGGTTTGGGCAAAGACATCTCATGGGAGCTGGTGATTGTCTAATAAACTAGATAATAATATCCTGCAGGGCCATCTTCTTATTCAATTTATATCTTAGCAACCACATGAAGCACCATCGGATCATGATACGCTAATCGAGTGGTGTTTTTTTGTGTTTCTTCCAAATAATGGATCGCTATGCTATTTCCAATTTACTTTGCAAAATAATGTTTCAGTCGTAGTACCTGAACTTACCAATTGCTATGAATGTTAACTTAATTAGTTCAGATGTCATTGCCACAATAAGTTACTCTATTCTTATATTAGCAACCATATAAAGAACCATTGGATGATGATATGTTAATCGAATGTCGACTTGTTGTGACTCATTCAAATAACAGATTGCCACGTATTGCCAGTGTACTTTGAAAATAATGCCTCAATTGTAGTACCTGTACTTGCAAATTTCTATTAATGCTGACTCATGTCTGGAATATTGAGGAAATGTTTAGTTATTAGCAAGCATATTATATAGGGCATAACTTTTTTGGTTTGTAATCTTTGTTTTGACCATAACTCTTATGATTCTGGTTGCCTGTCCAATCTCAGGGGGAAATGGTGTTTCTCATTCAGCCGAGGTTGCAGATCGAATGGGATTGAGTAATGCTGCTCGCCCTGGAGTTCAAATGCAATTTAAATCAGCAATCAATAAAAATTTGGGTGCTGACAATCTTCGTAGTGAAAAGAATGTAAGTATTTACCGTGGTTGGCAGGTGGCCACCACA
This region of Magnolia sinica isolate HGM2019 chromosome 1, MsV1, whole genome shotgun sequence genomic DNA includes:
- the LOC131257568 gene encoding casein kinase 1-like protein 4 gives rise to the protein MERIVGEKFKLGRKIGSGSFGQIYLATHVDTHEIVAVKIENSKTKHPQLLYEAKLYNILQGGSGIANIKWCGVDGEDNILVLDLLGPSLEDLFVYCGRKFSLKTVLLLADQMITRIEYVHSKGFLHRDIKPDNFLMGLGRKANQVYIIDFGLAKRYRDSTTNRHIPYRHNKNLTGTARYVSCNTHLGIEQGRRDDLESLGYVLLYFLRGSLPWQGLRAATKKQKYDKICEKKLSTPIEVLCKSHPVEFASYFHYCHSLTFDQRPDYGFLKRLFRDLFTQEGYELDYVFDWTILKYQQAQRAKPQPQLSPASGGMSSRAIAIDVDKHQGGNGVSHSAEVADRMGLSNAARPGVQMQFKSAINKNLGADNLRSEKNKAGTFGERDHMPSTSFAPSGVSRRNAISSKPVLPTEAVHNGLGAGNTVGSSSSWLRSLQRNSSAK